A region of Sugiyamaella lignohabitans strain CBS 10342 chromosome A, complete sequence DNA encodes the following proteins:
- the DAL1 gene encoding allantoinase (Allantoinase; converts allantoin to allantoate in the first step of allantoin degradation; expression sensitive to nitrogen catabolite repression; GO_component: GO:0005575 - cellular_component [Evidence ND]; GO_function: GO:0004038 - allantoinase activity [Evidence IEA,IEA]; GO_function: GO:0004038 - allantoinase activity [Evidence IMP] [PMID 1803816]; GO_function: GO:0004038 - allantoinase activity [Evidence IMP] [PMID 4604238]; GO_function: GO:0050897 - cobalt ion binding [Evidence IEA]; GO_function: GO:0016888 - endodeoxyribonuclease activity, producing 5'-phosphomonoesters [Evidence IEA]; GO_function: GO:0016787 - hydrolase activity [Evidence IEA,IEA]; GO_function: GO:0016810 - hydrolase activity, acting on carbon-nitrogen (but not peptide) bonds [Evidence IEA]; GO_function: GO:0016812 - hydrolase activity, acting on carbon-nitrogen (but not peptide) bonds, in cyclic amides [Evidence IEA]; GO_function: GO:0046872 - metal ion binding [Evidence IEA]; GO_function: GO:0008270 - zinc ion binding [Evidence IEA]; GO_process: GO:0000737 - DNA catabolic process, endonucleolytic [Evidence IEA]; GO_process: GO:0009442 - allantoin assimilation pathway [Evidence IMP] [PMID 1803816]; GO_process: GO:0009442 - allantoin assimilation pathway [Evidence IMP] [PMID 4604238]; GO_process: GO:0000256 - allantoin catabolic process [Evidence IEA,IEA]; GO_process: GO:0006144 - purine nucleobase metabolic process [Evidence IEA]), whose protein sequence is MSRVITSKQVLLDDKLVPARIVISENGKIQAVEVISGDKAGSNEFSDLPVTDYGNLAILPGLVDTHVHLNEPGRTDWEGFETGTKAAASGGVTTVIDMPLNAIPPTTTVANLTTKINASKGQTWVDVGFWGGVIPGNEDDLVPLIEAGVKGFKCFLMESGVDEFPAVDMDDVKKAMTKLNGKKTILMFHAEMDKDPHTGHSHSHDEPDPTHYDTFLKSRPDSFETTAISEVIKASSTAPDLNLHIVHLASAQAVPLVAEAQKKGIKLSAETCFHYLTLAAEAVPDKATQYKCCPPIRDGATQDALWAGIQANTIKTIVSDHSPCTPNLKLLESGDFMAAWGGISSVGLGLVVLWTEVQNHRSSSNITLADISRWTSLNTAKQVHLDDTKGSITPGKDADFCIFDPSAQWTLDQTKLQFKNKLTPYNGRQLTGRVVETVLAGTTIYRHDTGFTSSTPTGKLLL, encoded by the coding sequence ATGTCGCGAGTGATTACGTCGAAGCAGGTTCTTCTGGATGATAAGCTCGTCCCAGCACGCATTGTCATCTCGGAGAATGGCAAAATTCAGGCCGTTGAGGTGATTTCTGGGGACAAAGCTGGGAGTAATGAGTTTAGTGACCTTCCGGTTACCGATTATGGCAATTTGGCGATTTTACCAGGTCTGGTGGATACACATGTTCATTTGAATGAGCCGGGGAGAACTGACTGGGAGGGGTTTGAAACAGGCACCAAGGCAGCAGCTTCGGGAGGTGTGACCACTGTTATTGATATGCCATTGAATGCAATTCCTCCCACTACAACGGTTGCTAATTTGACGACCAAGATTAATGCGTCCAAGGGCCAGACTTGGGTCGATGTCGGGTTCTGGGGAGGAGTGATTCCTGGTAATGAAGACGACCTGGTGCCGTTGATCGAAGCTGGTGTTAAAGGATTCAAATGCTTTTTAATGGAATCCGGGGTTGACGAGTTCCCAGCAGTTGATATGGACGATGTGAAGAAAGCCATGACTAAACTCAATGGTAAGAAGACGATTCTCATGTTCCATGCTGAGATGGATAAGGACCCTCACACTGGTCATAGTCATAGCCATGACGAGCCTGATCCCACTCATTACGACACATTTCTCAAATCGCGACCAGATTCGTTTGAAACCACTGCTATTTCCGAAGTCATTAAAGCGTCGTCGACCGCGCCAGATCTCAATCTCCATATTGTCCATCTTGCATCTGCCCAAGCAGTTCCTCTTGTAGCAGAAGCACAAAAGAAAGGAATCAAATTATCAGCCGAGACATGTTTCCATTACCTGACACTTGCTGCCGAGGCAGTTCCTGATAAAGCCACTCAGTATAAATGCTGTCCTCCGATTCGAGATGGAGCTACCCAAGACGCTCTTTGGGCGGGAATCCAAGCCAATACCATTAAAACGATTGTATCCGACCATTCTCCCTGTACACCCAACCTGAAACTGCTTGAATCTGGTGATTTCATGGCAGCTTGGGGCGGTATTTCGAGTGTAGGACTGGGTCTTGTAGTTCTCTGGACCGAAGTGCAGAACCATCGTTCGTCGTCCAACATCACGCTTGCGGACATTTCACGCTGGACTTCGCTCAACACCGCTAAACAAGTCCATCTCGACGACACCAAAGGCTCTATCACCCCTGGCAAAGACGCCGATTTCTGCATTTTCGACCCCTCGGCCCAATGGACGCTCGACCAAACCAAACttcaattcaaaaacaaactcacCCCCTACAACGGCCGCCAACTCACCGGCCGCGTTGTCGAAACCGTCCTCGCTGGCACCACCATCTACCGCCACGACACAGGCTTCACCTCGTCAACACCCACCGGCAAACTCCTTCTGTAG
- the ATP4 gene encoding F1F0 ATP synthase subunit 4 (Subunit b of the stator stalk of mitochondrial F1F0 ATP synthase; ATP synthase is a large, evolutionarily conserved enzyme complex required for ATP synthesis; contributes to the oligomerization of the complex, which in turn determines the shape of inner membrane cristae; phosphorylated; GO_component: GO:0016021 - integral component of membrane [Evidence ISM] [PMID 12192589]; GO_component: GO:0016020 - membrane [Evidence IEA]; GO_component: GO:0005743 - mitochondrial inner membrane [Evidence IEA,IEA]; GO_component: GO:0000276 - mitochondrial proton-transporting ATP synthase complex, coupling factor F(o) [Evidence IBA,IEA]; GO_component: GO:0000274 - mitochondrial proton-transporting ATP synthase, stator stalk [Evidence IDA] [PMID 18722382]; GO_component: GO:0005739 - mitochondrion [Evidence IEA,IEA]; GO_component: GO:0005739 - mitochondrion [Evidence IDA] [PMID 16823961]; GO_component: GO:0045263 - proton-transporting ATP synthase complex, coupling factor F(o) [Evidence IEA]; GO_function: GO:0015078 - hydrogen ion transmembrane transporter activity [Evidence IEA]; GO_function: GO:0046933 - proton-transporting ATP synthase activity, rotational mechanism [Evidence IDA] [PMID 20691145]; GO_function: GO:0046961 - proton-transporting ATPase activity, rotational mechanism [Evidence IMP] [PMID 8068646]; GO_process: GO:0015986 - ATP synthesis coupled proton transport [Evidence IEA]; GO_process: GO:0015986 - ATP synthesis coupled proton transport [Evidence IDA] [PMID 20691145]; GO_process: GO:0015986 - ATP synthesis coupled proton transport [Evidence IMP] [PMID 8068646]; GO_process: GO:0006811 - ion transport [Evidence IEA]; GO_process: GO:0035786 - protein complex oligomerization [Evidence IMP] [PMID 18293929]; GO_process: GO:0015992 - proton transport [Evidence IEA]; GO_process: GO:0006810 - transport [Evidence IEA]): MRPLAARPVMGLALRGYASQVDPKTKAQAIIDALPGSNLISKTGILATSSAAAIYAVSNSLYVVNAETCLLVVFGAFLYVMSKTAAPAYKDWAEGHISTIRGALDKAREGHVVAVKERIESVNQLKDVVATTKDLFALSKETVELEAKAFEAKQKVEFAHEAKSVLDSWVRYEGQVRQREQKELAEAVIAKIEKEVSTKKFQQSVLNQAVADIEQLFAKKA; encoded by the coding sequence ATGCGCCCATTGGCCGCCCGTCCTGTTATGGGACTTGCTCTGCGTGGATACGCTTCTCAAGTCGACCCCAAGACCAAGGCTCAGGCTATTATTGATGCTCTTCCCGGCAGCAACCTGATTTCCAAGACCGGAATCCTTGCCACTTCTTCAGCCGCTGCTATCTATGCTGTTTCCAACAGTTTATACGTTGTCAACGCCGAGACCTGTTTGTTGGTTGTTTTCGGAGCTTTCTTGTACGTCATGTCCAAgactgctgctcctgcttaCAAGGACTGGGCCGAGGGACACATCAGCACCATTCGTGGAGCTCTTGACAAGGCTCGTGAAGGCCACGTTGTTGCTGTTAAGGAGAGAATCGAGTCAGTCAACCAACTCAAGGACGTTGTTGCCACTACCAAGGACCTTTTCGCTCTTTCCAAGGAGACAGTCGAGCTCGAGGCCAAGGCTTTTGAGGCCAAGCAAAAGGTCGAGTTTGCCCACGAGGCCAAGAGCGTTTTGGACTCCTGGGTCAGATACGAGGGTCAAGTGCGTCAACGCGAGCAAAAGGAGCTTGCTGAGGCCGTCATTGCCAAGATCGAGAAGGAGGTTTCTACCAAGAAGTTCCAACAATCGGTGCTCAACCAAGCCGTTGCCGACATCGAGCAACTGTTCGCCAAGAAGGCCTAA
- the ENV9 gene encoding Env9p (Protein proposed to be involved in vacuolar functions; mutant shows defect in CPY processing and defects in vacuolar morphology; has similarity to oxidoreductases, found in lipid particles; required for replication of Brome mosaic virus in S. cerevisiae, a model system for studying replication of positive-strand RNA viruses in their natural hosts; GO_component: GO:0016021 - integral component of membrane [Evidence IEA]; GO_component: GO:0005811 - lipid particle [Evidence IEA,IEA]; GO_component: GO:0005811 - lipid particle [Evidence IDA] [PMID 14562095]; GO_component: GO:0016020 - membrane [Evidence IEA,IEA]; GO_function: GO:0016491 - oxidoreductase activity [Evidence IEA,IEA]; GO_function: GO:0016491 - oxidoreductase activity [Evidence ISS] [PMID 8972580]; GO_process: GO:0008152 - metabolic process [Evidence IEA]; GO_process: GO:0055114 - oxidation-reduction process [Evidence IEA]; GO_process: GO:0006624 - vacuolar protein processing [Evidence IMP] [PMID 21912603]; GO_process: GO:0007033 - vacuole organization [Evidence IMP] [PMID 21912603]) codes for MTFDNQTTSEQVGAEFADNIKGKTVIVTGATWGGLGAHTALTIARHGAERVIIAGRKASSLEETIAKIKEEVPSANVTPLVFDLASLKTVRAAADKINSDHDIKHIDVLINNAAVMACPFSKTEDGFENQFGSNHLGHFLFTTLIINKILASKYPRIVNVSSQGHRFSPIRFDDVNFSNGEKYGSFQAYGQSKTANILFTRELNRRYASKGLVTFSLHPGVISTNLSRHIDFENLLSSNEVDYQGNPCFQREYLEKIVYKTISQGASTTLVAAFDPAIVKSSGSYMSDCVINEDLCLPFAKDMDSAERLWTLSEKLVAQA; via the coding sequence ATGACTTTTGACAATCAAACTACCTCTGAGCAAGTGGGTGCTGAATTTGCTGATAATATCAAGGGCAAGACTGTGATTGTGACTGGAGCTACCTGGGGTGGATTGGGTGCTCATACCGCATTGACCATTGCCAGACACGGTGCTGAGAGAGTGATTATTGCTGGAAGAAAAGCCAGTTCTCTTGAGGAAACCATTGCCAAGATTAAGGAAGAAGTGCCTTCAGCCAATGTTACTCCATTAGTGTTTGATTTGGCTAGCTTGAAAACTGTtcgtgctgctgctgataagatcaATTCTGATCACGATATCAAGCACATTGATGTATTGATTAACAATGCTGCTGTAATGGCCTGTCCATTCTCCAAAACCGAGGATGGTTTCGAGAATCAATTTGGTAGTAACCATCTGGGCCATTTCCTGTTCACGACCTTGATTATCAACAAGATCCTGGCCTCGAAATATCCTCGCATCGTCAACGTCTCAAGTCAAGGCCACAGATTCTCTCCCATTCGTTTCGACGACGTTAATTTCAGCAACGGAGAAAAATACGGCTCCTTCCAAGCCTACGGCCAGTCCAAGACTGCCAATATTCTCTTTACCCGTGAACTTAACAGAAGATACGCTTCCAAAGGCCTCGTCACTTTCAGTTTGCACCCCGGAGTGATCTCGACCAACCTAAGCAGACACATCGATTTCGAAAACTTGCTCAGTAGCAACGAGGTTGACTACCAAGGAAACCCCTGTTTCCAACGCGAATATCTAGAAAAGATCGTGTACAAAACCATCTCTCAAGGAGCCTCTACCACCCTGGTTGCAGCCTTTGATCCCGCCATTGTCAAGTCCTCTGGAAGCTACATGAGCGACTGTGTCATCAACGAAGACCTCTGTCTTCCCTTTGCCAAAGACATGGACTCTGCCGAGCGTCTCTGGACCCTCAGCGAGAAACTCGTCGCTCAAGCCTAA